The sequence TCTTGCGGCAAATGCCTCGCCGAACTTTTCGGGAGACTGGGCAATCTTCACCACGCCCTGCCCTTGAAGCTGCATCACCACATCCGCGAGAATCCTCTGTGCCTCGTTCGCGATCTCAGGTGCATTCTTGGCTGTGCGCCAGAACGAAAGAGACTGTGTTCCTCGCCTCAGAAAACGCCCGATTTCATCCAATACACGTTTAGCTCTCTCTGAGTCCTGAGCATGCAGTAAGAGCAGGCCATCGTAGGGATTGGCCGTTTCAGAGTCCGCATAGATTTCGATGGTGTCAGGACGAACGAGCCTTGCCGCTTCAAGAATGAGTTCCTCGCGTTCGCGGATCATCTTCTCTGCCGTGGATGATCCGGGCGCTGGATTCACGTTTGAACTTCTTCTTGGCTTTCGTGGCATCCCAAAACATCCGCATCACTCGGCAAGCAGCAAACACTTTGCACGGCATCCAGCGCGGCGCGGAGGCATGGAAAGACGCCTGCCGCGATGGATCGCCCACGAAGGCCGGGGAGCCTCCGCCCGGCGCGGCGGTCATCTTCAATCCAGCCTCTTTCCTTGGGAGCCAGAATGGAAAGAAGAAGCGCCCGCCCGGCCTCGGAGAGAAAGAGAGCTTCCTGTTTCTCTGAATCCCCCGCCTGCGGCCAGCATCTCCGCCATGTCCTCCCCCCCCCGCCTCAAGTTGTTGGCGTCATTGTCTTACTCCATGTCTTACCTGCCCCCTTACCGCCCCCTGAAATCCTTGGAAATCAAGGAAGTGGAGGCGAGGGGAGTTGAACCCCTGTCCGAATAACCGTTGCCCGTAGCGTCTCCATGCTCAGTCTCATCTTTGGTCTCGGTGGGAGGCGACTTGAGACGGCCTACTCTTCACCCAGCGTCCTGTTTGATCTCGTTTGTCACCCGGTCGCCCGGTGATCAAACCAGCCTGGTAGTGTCGTCAGGCAGGCTACCAGACATCGCCTGCATGACGTCGCGGGGCTTAAGCCGCGAGAGCGAGCTCGTTAGAGTTCACATTTATGTTTTTGATCCGCGATTTTAACGAGGCCAACGAATCATCCTCGGCATGCAGCTCCGAACTAAGGCTACCCGTCGAAACCAGTACGCCCCCGTTTTAGAGAGGCCTGAGCTTAAGCCCCCCCTCCGAAAGCGCAAGCTGCGGTTCAATCGGTGTTCGACTTTCCGCGTTCGTCATTCAAAATCCCCGCCCCCATGCCTGCCAATACCCTGAAACTCCATGACACCCTGACTCGCGCTGATCGTGCGCTGACGCCGCTCGATGGCAAAACGCTGCGCTTCTACTGCTGCGGGCCGACGGTGTATGGACCGGCTCATATCGGGAATTTCCGCACTTTTGTGGCGCAGGATGTGATGCGCCGCGTGGTGGAGGCTGCGGGGACTCCGACACTGCATGTGCGCAATATCACGGATGTGGATGATAAAACGATCCGCGATTCACAAAAGGCTGCGCTGAGCCTCATCGACTTCACGCGTGGCTGGACGGAGAAGTTTCACACGGACTGCACGGCGCTGAACCTTCTCCCGCCGCATGTGGAGCCCAGTGCGGTGGCGCACATCCCGCATCAGGTGGCGATGATCGAGCGGCTGATCGCGGGTGGGCATGCGTATGCGGCGGCAGATGGGAGTGTGTACTTCCGCGTCGCCTCCTTTAAAGATTACGGCAAGCTGAGTCACCTGGAGGACCGTGAGCTACGCCTCGGGGCTTCCGAGGCGGCTTCTGCGACGGATAGTGATGAGTACACAAAGGACTCGCTGACGGACTTCGCCCTGTGGAAGGCGCGGAAGGACGAGGATGGGGCTAATTTCTGGCCGAGTCCGTGGGGAGAGGGCCGCCCAGGCTGGCATCTGGAGTGCAGCGCGATGATTTTGGAGTATTTGGGCGAGGATTTTGATCTTCACAGCGGTGGTGTGGACCTGATTTTTCCCCATCATGAGAACGAGATCGCGCAGAGCTGCTGCAGCACGCATGGGGACTTTGCCCGGCACTGGATGCATGTGGCGCATCTCATGGTGGATGGCGGGAAAATGAGCAAAAGCCTGGGGAATCTGCACACGCTGGCTGATTTGGCCGCTCGCGGCTACTCGGCTGCGGAGGTGCGTTATGTGCTGATCGCGGGGCATTATCGTGCGCCACTGAATTTCACCTTCCACAGCCTCGATTCGGCACGGCAGGCACTCCAGAAGCTCGCAAAGGCCGATAAGGCGCTGGAGCGCCCAGGTGCGACTCTCGCCCCCACGGCTCCCGGTCCCTTCGCAGAGGCCTGGGAGGTGCTTTTGGATGATTTGAACGTCCCTGGGGCCCTGGGCGGCATTTTTGGTGTGCTGAACAAAATGAAGCCAGCGGCGTTGAATGACGCAGAAGCTACTGCGGCACGCAGTGGGCTGCATTTCATGCTGGGGGCTCTCGGTATCGTGCTGCCGCCAGTGGCAGAGGATGCACAGGCAGATGTCCCTGCCGAAATCCAGTCACTGGCGCAGCAGCGCTGGGATGCGAAGCAGTCGAAAGACTGGGCCGCTGCCGATGCACTGCGCCAGCAGCTCGAAGCAGCCGGTTGGATCATCAAAGACAGCAAAGAGGGCTTTAAGGTGCTGCCAAAGTGAGGCTGTGCCCCGAGATCACTCACTTATCTGGAGGCAATGCGGTGACGATAGCCTGTAGCTCGGTGCCTTGATCCTGTGGGCGTCCATTGGCCGCATTGGTGATGAGGAGCACGGTGTATTGGTTGGGGCCGATTTGACGCCCTTTGGCATCATAGATCACAGAGAATGAGCCGGAGGAACCTGGGGCGACGGTTTTTTGCCAATCCTCTGCCACAGCACAGCCACAGCCCGTTTGCACAGCGAGCAGGGAAAGTGGCTCTGTGCCGGTGTTGCGAAAATGCCAGGTGATGCGGGCCGGAGCCCCTGCGGCGACTGGTGGCGACTCCACGCGGGTCTGCTCAAATTCGATGCGGCCTTTTCCTGGGTGGCGCTCTTGTTGGACGGCTTGGATGTCAGCCTTTTGGCCAGTTTGAGTGCGCTGGAGGAGGGCTCGCAACTCCTCGACGGTGACTTCTCCGACCGTGAGCTCATGAGGCGTGATCAGCATCGGCAGACTGACGATAGGTGCACGCTTTGCTGCGGCTGCGTAGATGGCATCTCCGAGCTTGAGGAGGTTTTCCACCGCAGTGGCATACACGGGCTCGATCTGCGCCCATCGAGCCTGCGTAAAGTGGTTATGGAGTGCGGTGGAGATGGCTGCTGGCGTGGCCACCACTTCCTCACGAGAAATCTGATCCCCGAGCTGGCTGTAAGCCGCGCGATCCGCAAACCAAGCCGTGAGCATCAGTCGATGCATCTCGCGGGCATCCGCCGTCAGTGAAACAGGGATGAATAGAAGTGAGACATTCGCAGGAGCAGCGCTCTCTTGCGCAAAGGTGCTGCTAAGTCGCTGGTGCAGCACGCGACAGTGCTCGCAGCCCCAATCACCGAGCACCAGCACGGGCTGAGTCGCCACGGCTGTGAGTTCTGGCTGCTGCACGAGGATGTCCGTCGGAAACCAGCGTGCTCGGCCCAACTCTGGCAACTGATGGGATGAAATCGTGAGAGGGCTCTCCAAGAGGCGGATTTGTTCAGCAGATTGAATGACAATCCATTTACCCGCTGTGGAATGCGGCAGCGTTCCTGTTTGGCTGGATGATTGGGAGCCACGACCTCCATCCGAGCTTCTGTGGAAAGCCTGCCACGCAGCAAGTCCACCCACCGCGAGCAAAGCTGCGACTGCCTCCAGCCGCCAACTACATGCGCCAGCCAACAGCCCCAAGGCGGCTATTCCAGCCAGCGTATGACAGGCACTACACCACCAGCATAGGTGCTGAAGGTGGAAGATCTGAAGCCCCATGAACCAAACTGCGGCGAGTAGGATGATGGCGGCCCCCAGCCGCATGAGTCGGGGTGTTTTACAAAAACTAGCCACCAGTGTCAGCGCATAGCATGCCGCACCCAGCAGACTTACTGGTAGGGGGCCGATCCGCGCCCAATGACTGCTCAACACGGGATCACAACCAGTGCCTGCTGCTCCTCCGCATCCAGCCACCCCGCTATCCGACAAGCTAACCCATGCCAGCCAGCAAGAAACTGCGCTGGCGAGCAGCAAGAAGAGTTGGCTTAAGCGGACGATCATTTTTTGTGCAGGGGATGCTTCCCCATCACAGTAAGCTCGATCTCACGCTGGATCAAAATGAGAGGTGGAAGCGCTACGCGTGCAGTAACTCATGAGCAAAGACCATGGCAGATGTTCTTTGCTCACCACGCATGACGACTGCGGTGCATTGGGGGCTTAGGAGCCCTTGTGCTCGCTGTGGCAGGCTTTGCAATTCACGGCGGTTTTGTAAGCGGGGATGCCAGAGGGATCTTTGGCTTGGATCTTCTTCACGGCTCCGACGAGGGCTTGGCATTTTTTTACCCAAGCGGCTTTGTCACCTTTGGGTGGCGTAGCGGCGCAGATGTCCTGGTAGAGTTTGAGCATGGTGGCCAGTTCGGCGTCACTCGCAGTGCCTCCGGCGACTTTTTTGCACAGGGCATCCTCGGGTTTGTGGTACTGCTTCATTGCCGTTTTGATCACATCGCTGCCTGCGGGGGCTGCTTTGGTCGCTGGAGCTGCTTTTTTCGCATCGGCCTTGGCAGGTGCTGGTGGTGGGGCTGGCGGGGCAGGGGGCGGTGCGGTGAGTTTGGCGATTTCAGCTTCACTGAGGCCGATGTTGGCTTTCAGACCACTGACCTTGGCTTCGAGGGCTTTGGCACCGTTTTGGGTGACTCCGGTCTGCCAGAGGAAGAGTTTTTTCAGGGCTTTGGCGGTGGCTAGTTTGGCGATGCCGCCATCGGTGACTTTATCACCGTAGAGGTTGAGGTATTCGAGGTTCGGCAGCGCAGCGAGCTTGGCGAGGCCTGCGTCGCTGAATTTGGTGTTTTCGAGGTGGAGTCGCTCCAGATTGACCATTTTGGCGAGGGTGTCGGCAGCGGCATCGGTGATCTGGCTGCGGGAGAGATCTACCCAGGCGAGGTGCTGGGCGATGGGGGCGAGGAGGGCGAGTTCTTTATCACCAAATTTGTCGGCTGCATTGATGACGCCAAGTCGGAGCTGCTCGGTGTCTTGAGCCAGTGGCATCAAGGAGGCGTTAAGGGCGGTCATTTTGGCGCTGATTTCGGCAATTTGCTTTTTCTCAGCTTCGGAGAGGGGCTGGGCTTTGGGTTTTTCGGATTTGGCTGGGGCGGCGACTTTGGGGAGGCCTTTGGCGAGCGCGGCAGCGAGTGCGCCTTCGACTTCTGCGGTGGGCTTGGTGGCAGCGACAGTGGCGGATTCGGAGGCACCGGTCTCGATCCACCACCTGAGGATGGCGACTTCATCTTTGGTGAGCTGTGGCTCATCGCTGGGGGCATGTGCTCATCATCGTCGGTGGGGAGTGCGGCGCGTGTGAGCATGAGGCTGTCCTTGGTGTTTTTTGCGATCACGGTGTTTGGGCCGTCACCACCGCCTTTGAGGATGGCGGCAAAGGTGTGGAGCTGCAGCTTGCCCTTCTTCTTTTCCTCACCGTGGCAGCCTACGCACTTCGCCTGCATGATGGGGGCGATGACATCGCGGTAAACGATGGCTTTGGCGGCAATGGCGGGATCGAGTTTGGCGGCTGGAGCGGCTGCGGTGGTAGCTGGGGCTGCGGGTTTGGCGGCGGCGGTGGCTGTGGGTGCCGTGGCTGGTTTGGCGACAGCGGCAGGTGCGGCTGCGGCGGCGACGATGGCGGCGGGCTTGGCATCATCTTCGGCGGTCCAGCCATTGTTGATGTGTGTGTTGGGCAGTTTTGCCTTTAGAGCAGCGACTCCGGCCTTGGTGACGCCGCTTTGCCAGAGGTAGAGTGCTTTGAGCTTGCTCAGGGGGGCTAGTTTGGCGATGCCTGCATCGGTGACTTTGGTGTTGTAGAGATTGAGGTATTCGAGGGAGGCGAGTCCTTTGAGGTGATCGAGCCCTGCATCGCTGATGGCGGTATTTTCGAGGTGCAGCTCTTGGAGATTCTTCATCGCAGCGACTTTGCTGAGGCCGCCGTCGGTGACTTTGGACTTGGACAGGTCGAGTGAGGCGAGCTTGTCGGCGATGGGGGCGAGGGCATCGAGGCCGCTGTCGGCGAACTCTTTGGCGACATTCAGTGCGGTAAAGCGGTAGGTCTTGCCATCGGCTGCGGTGGGCATGAGCGAGGCACCCGTGGTGTTTACTTTCTGCATCGCGGCCTCGATGGCGGGATCGGCGGCTTTTTTGTCATCGGCGGCATGCGCAGAGAGGGCGAGCGCCAGGGGGAGGATGAGTGCGGTGGGTTTCATGGGGAAAGCGTGGAGCGTAGGGCAGGGGACGGTAGTTTTCAGAGCAAAGAAGTAAGCGATTTGTCGATCAACCTTTCACGATGGCTTCGATGGCGGCTTTGAGCTCTGCGGGAACGGTGCTGAGATCGAGTTTTTGGGAGTTGCTGGCTCCTTGAGCGACCCACCATTTTAGAATGGCGATTTCGTCAGCAGTGAGCTGTTCTTTGCCCTCTGGCGGCATGTGGCCGTCGGCATCCTCGGCAGAGACGACGGACTGGATGGTCAGGCTGTCATCGGGTTTGCCGGGGATGATGTTGGATTTGTTTTCGGCGCTATTTTCACCACCAGCCATGGTGAATTCAAAGGTGTCGAGCCGGAGGTCGCCTTTCTGTTTTTCCTCGCCGTGGCATTTGTTGCACTTGGCGGCAAAAATCGGCTGGATGACGTGCTGGAAGACCAGTTTTTCGGCGGATGCTGGGGGCGCTGGGGTGGGAGTCGGAGCGGGAGTCGGAGCGGGAGTCGGAGCGGGAGTCGGAGTAGGAGCGGGAGTCGGAGACGGAGACGGAGTAGGAGTCGGAGCGGGGGCTGGAGTCGGAGTGGGGGCCTCAGAAGGCTTGTCCTCGATTTTTTCGGGTTTGGGCTTTTCGACGAAGCTGAGCATCCATTTCTCCATGGAGATCATCTGGCTCTTCAGAGGCTCTGGGGCGAACTCAGTGAGGAATTTGCTTCCGTGGCTGATATTGCCGCCGAAGTGGGCTCCGAGGCTCATGATGCCGAAACTGAGGAAAAATAGGGCACGGTAGGCATGGAGGAGTTCGCCATTGTGTTGGCTCATGGCCATGAGGCGGACCACCAGGGCCAGTAGCACTCCGGCGGTGCCCAGGATGCCCATGGTCTGATGGAGGGAGAAATTTCCGCCCACATAGCCGCCCTCGCGTGAGAGCATGATGCCTGCGAGCACCGCGATCACTGCACCGGCTGATCCGACGATGAGTGCCAGCAGCGCGGTGTCGCCGTGTTTGGCCTCACCCCGGCGGGTCATGCAGATGAGCTCTAGAAAGGCCAGGAAAATCAGCGCCCCGATGGGCAGATGCAGCATGATGGGATGAAACCGCCCGATGAAAAGCACCCACTCGGCGGTCTCGAACTTCGGCGTTTCATACATCGGCGGGAAACACACGAGCCCCAGCACAAAGCTAATGAGCAGCAGCATCGTGATGAGCCAGGGGATGACAAAAGACTTCGGGGCGTCAGAATCGGGTGATTGGGGCATGCAGTAGAGTTTTTTGGGGTGCCAAAAAAACGGTGATCGTGACCACCTTTGTTCAGCATTCCGCTTTCGATATCTCCCCATGGCAGCAGATGGGCGGAGAAAAACAAGATTAGCCTCCCGCAAAGGCAGGATCGTCCATCATTTTGATTCCTGATTCGCCAATCCTGATTCATGAATCCCCCCCATCCATGACTCCCCCTGTTCTGCATTGGTTCCGCCGCGATCTGCGCTTGACGGACAATACCGCCCTCCACCACGCCTCCCAGGCTGCGTCGCAGGTGCTGCCCGTCTATGTCCTGAGTGATTGGAAAAAAGACCACGGCTGGACGGGGCCAAACCGCCAGTCCTTCCTCTGCGGTAGCCTGGAGTCGCTAGCGAGGAATCTCGAAGCTCTCGGCAGCAGACTGATCCTGCGCAGTGGTGCTGCGGATGCCGAGCTGGAGAGGCTCGTGCGGGAGACGCAGGCCCGTGCCATCTACCTCAACCGCGACTACGATCCCTTTGGTCGCCAGATGGAGAAAAAAGTCGCCGCCATGTGCTCACGCCTCGGCATCGAGTGCCGAGTTTTTGACGACAGTGTGCTGCATGCGCCGGAGAGCGTGCTCACCGGCTCTGGGCAGCCCTACCGAGTCTATACGCCTTACTCGAAAAACTGGCTAGGCCTGCCCAAAACTGCCCCGTGGCCGCGTGTGAGCCACCTCGGGCCACCCGCCGCAGAGGGCATCTCCAGCCTGCCTGTGCCGACGCTGGCGCATTGGCAGCTCGCAGCGCCGACGGCGCAGATTTTGCCTGCGGGCGAGCGTGCGGCGCGGGATCGCCTACGGCGCTTCATCGACAGTGGTCTGCTGAAAAACTACACCGCCCTGCGCAACACTCCCGCTGGCCAGACCACCTCGCTGCTCAGCCAGGATCTACGCCACGGCCTGATCGGCATCCGCGAGCTGTATGCACGCTGCGCCGCTGTGGAGACTGGCAGCACCTACATCAAGGAACTCGCCTGGCGTGAGTTCTACTTCGCCATTTTGTGGCATTATCCAGAGGTCTTCGAGCAGGAATTCTCCCCCGACTGGCGCGGACTGCTGTGGCCGGGCACGGAGGGGGCTTTTCAGCTCTGGGCCACTGGCACCACGGGCTTTCCCATTGTCGATGCGGGCATGCGCCAGCTCCTGAGCACCGGGCTCATGCACAATCGCCTGCGCATGATCACCGCGATGTTTCTCACCAAGGATCTGCACTGCGATTGGCGCATGGGAGAGGCATTTTTCATGCAGCAGCTCGTCGATGGTGAAAACGCCAGCAACAATGGCGGCTGGCAGTGGTCTGCGGGCACGGGCGCCGATGCCGCACCGTATTTCCGCATCCAGAATCCATGGCTGCAAAGCGCCCGCTTTGATCCGCAGGGCGAGTACATCAAAAAATGGCTCCCCCAGCTCCGCTCGGTGCCTGCTGCGCTGCTCCATGAGCCGCCGAAGCCTGGTCTGCCTCTCGCCCCTGGCTACCCGCTGCCCATGGTCGATCACCACACTGAGCGCGACCGCTGTCTCGCGATTTTTGCGAAGCATAAAGAGCAGAGAAGGTGATGGCTTTTGCGGAGTTGTACAGCCACTCCATGATGAAATACGCCATCCTCCTTCTCCTCACGCTCACCACCGCCGCCTATGCTGAGACGGTGCGACTCTTCACCGTGGGCAATAGCTTCTCACAAAATGCCACGCACTATCTCGCCGACATCGCCAAGGCAAATGGCGACACCTTGATCCTCGGCACGGCAAACATCGGTGGCTCTAGCTTTGCCGTGCATTGGAAAAAGGTGCTGGAGCATCAAAAGGACCCCAAGGCCAAAGCCGGGCTCTACACCATGGGCCGTGGGCTCAAAGAGTGGCTGCAAAGTGATGCCTGGGACTACGTCACCATCCAGCAGGCCAGCCGTCAGAGCCACGACATCGCGAACTACCGCCCCAGCGCCAAGCAACTCGCCGACTACATTCGCCAGCACGCCCCCAAGGCCAAACTCATGCTGCATCAGACCTGGGCCTATCGCGTGGATGATCCGTGGTTCACCACCAATCAACCCATCAAGGGAAACCCCACCACGCAGGATGCTATGTATCGCGGGCTGAAAAGTGCCTACGCCACCATCGCCCAAGAGCTCGGCGCGGGCCTCATCCCTGTGGGCGATGCCTTTCATCTCGCTGATACAGATGCGCAGTGGGGCTATCGTGCCGCTCCCTTTGACTCGAAAAAAGCCAAACCCGGCGTGCTGCCCGATCAATCACACTCACTGCATGTCGGCTGGAGCTGGAAAAACAACAAACTCGGCATGGACGGACACCACGCCAATGTCGCAGGCGAGTATCTCGGAGCCTGCGTGTGGTATGAGGTCTTCTTTGGCAAAAGCGCCATCGGGAACAGCTTTCTGCCAAAAGGACTCGACGCCGCTTATGCAAAATTTCTCCAGCAAGCCGCCCACCGAGCCGTCAGCAGTCCCCAGCAATGACACCTCCGCCCTCTCAGTCTCATGAAACGCCTCGCTCTCCTTCTCACCCTCGCGTTCGCTAGTTCATCGCTCCATGCCGCGCCGAATGTCATCCTCATGATGGGTGATGATCACGGCTGGGAGGAGACCGGATACCACGGCCATCCGCATGTAAAGACACCGGTGCTCGATGACATCGCCGCCACCGGCCTGCGCATGGACGCCTTTCACGCCGCGCACCCGAGCTGCTCGCCCACTCGGGCCAGCTTTCTCACCGGCAGGCACCCGAACCGCATGGGAACCTTTGCGCCGGGCTGGTCGCTTCGCCCGGAGGAAATCAGCGTCGCTCATCTGATGAGCAAAGCGGGCTACCAGTGTGCCCATTTCGGCAAATGGCATGTCGGTGCGGTCAAAGCCGGCTCGCCAGTTAATCCTGGCGCGATGGGCTTTCACACCTGGCTCTCGCATGATAATTTCTTCGAGGTTAAACCCCTCCCTCTCACGCAACGGCGGCCCACCGCAGGTCTTTGAAGGCGAAAGCTCCGACATCCTCGTGCGCGAGGCCATCCAGTTCATCGACGCGGCGCAAAAAGACAAAAAGCCCTTCTTCACGATCATCTGGTTCGGCTCGCCGCATGAGCCCTACAGCGGCCTGCCGCAGGATTTGGCGCTCTATGATGATTTGCCCGCCAAATACACAAAGAAGGTCAAACTCACCTCCAACGAGACCGGTGGTCAAACGCAGCGCCCGCAGGGCGAAGTGCTGCGCGAGCGCTACGCCGAGATCACCGCCATGGACCGCGCCATCGGCACCCTGCGCACGCATTTGAAGCAAACCGGCCTGCGGGATGACACGCTGCTCTTTTACTGCGGCGACAACGGCACCTCGCCCGAGTCCTCCGTCGCCACACCGCACCGTGGAGCCAAAGGCGTCGTCTATGACGGCGGCACACTCGTCCCCGGCCTCATCGAGTGGCCTGCGCGGATCAAATCCCCACGCAGCACCCGCGTCCGCGCTGTCACCAGCGATCTGCTGCCCACCCTCGCCGCACTCACCGGCCAGCCACTCCCACAGCGCCCGCTGGATGGCATCGACCTCACGCCGCTGCTCGATGGTAAAATGGAGACGCGTTCGCAAGCGCTGCACTTCTGGGCCTACGACACCAAGAGGCTCAATGACATGAAAAAGGAGCCCTACATCGACCCAGAGCTGCAACAAGGCACCACGCCTCTCGCCAAAAAGATGGGAGGCAAAGCCACGCGGGACTTCACCAATTTCAAACACCCACAGCCCATCATCGACGCCGACTACCTCGGCCCACGCGCCATCATTGACGGCCAGTTCAAACTCGTGATCCACGAGCAAAAACAAGGCCTGCCCCGCCACGAACTCTTCAATCTCGACGCCGATCCCGCCGAGAAAACCAACCTCATCACCCAACACCCCGAAACCGCCGTCAAACTGCAAATCCAGCTCCGCGAATGGCAACAGTCGGTGCTGAAAAGCCTCAGCGGTGCGGATTACGCGAAGTGAGTGTCTCTGATCGCTGACACGCTTCAGCGCCCCTGATTACAATTTGAGCCGAATGCTTTGCAGATTGATCGAGGAGCGTCATGGATGGCAGATGCGACGCTCACTCTGCCTTCTTTCGTTACTGGCCATCGTTTTCCCGCTCTCTGCTGCCGAGCTTCGTTTCGCAGGCACACTGGGCAACTCGGATGACTCCCAGGCAGTCTTTGCAGGCAAGTTGTTCTCCGGCATCGGTCCCGTTCTCGATGATGAGGGCACACTCTGGGAGCGCGGTGGCTCCACGCGACTGAATCGTTATGCGCTGGATGGCCGGTTGCTCGCTAGTTTTGACATCCCAGAGGGCGATGAGCGCGGTAGTGATCAGATGACTCGTGTGGGTGATGTGCTGGTGCTCAAGCTGAAAAAAGCACTCTACACGCTCCCCCTCCGCGCCGCGCCCGGCACGGCACTCACGCGACTCAAAGGCGATGCTGATGTGCTGGCATCGAATGCGCTCAAGGATCGTGTGCTCGTCATGGAAAAGGATTCGCTGGCGGCACTCGATCCGCTCACTGGCGAGCGCACCGCGATGATGCAGCCAGGCGTTCGCATCACCGCGCTGCATGTCGATGCTGATGGCTCCGTCTGTGGTTTTGGCGAGAGCAAAGTCTTCGCCTGGCAAGACAGCACGCTCAAAGAGGGCTTCCCGAAAGGCTTCCAGGGCGAGCGCCCCCAGAAGATCGGTCGCTATTGGTATTCACACTCATGGCACGGCACGATCAATCGTTTCAATGAGGCCTTTGAGCCTGATCCGGGCGTGGTTCTCGGTGGAGCCTCGGGCTCCTTCATCGGCTACATGCCCATGAGCAACGACATCGTGTCGGGTCGTGGCCTGGTGCGTGTGCGAGACGGGCTCTATGCCATCTCGGGCATGGGCGGAGTGGTGCAGTTCCTGCAATGGAACGACGCGGAGAATCGCTTCGATGTCGTGCGCCGCCTGGGTGGTTTCATCGGATTAAAAGGACTGGCGCTGGATGCCGAGGGAAACATCTGGACCACTCGTGGAAGCTGGCGCTGGCAGGACGCGCCACACACGCCGCACACGCAGGGCGATCTGGAGGCCGCGCTCTGTGCGCAGCCCGTGATGCTCGGTGGCAAGACGCTGTGCATCTTTAAAAAGCACTACAACTACCTCCAGCTCGCGCATGGACCTGTGATCGATGCGGATGGCCTCTCGCACCTCGAAACGCCAGGCATCAAGGATTTCACCGCTCCTGAAGAGGTAAGCGGAGCCGCCGCTTTCGACAAGCGCATGATCGTGACCACGCCGAATGGCACGGCCTTCGAGCTGCCCATCACGCCCGAGGGCCAACTCGCCTCCAAGCCCGTCCCCACCGCACTGCCAGATCTGAAGCACTGCACCAGTCTCGCGTTTTTCGAGGACAAACTGCTCGCCGCAGACACGGATGCCATCGTCGTCTATGAGCGCGGATGGAAGGAAGTAAACCGACTCACCGCCCACGGCGGCGCGGTCT is a genomic window of Verrucomicrobiaceae bacterium containing:
- a CDS encoding cysteine--tRNA ligase; amino-acid sequence: MPANTLKLHDTLTRADRALTPLDGKTLRFYCCGPTVYGPAHIGNFRTFVAQDVMRRVVEAAGTPTLHVRNITDVDDKTIRDSQKAALSLIDFTRGWTEKFHTDCTALNLLPPHVEPSAVAHIPHQVAMIERLIAGGHAYAAADGSVYFRVASFKDYGKLSHLEDRELRLGASEAASATDSDEYTKDSLTDFALWKARKDEDGANFWPSPWGEGRPGWHLECSAMILEYLGEDFDLHSGGVDLIFPHHENEIAQSCCSTHGDFARHWMHVAHLMVDGGKMSKSLGNLHTLADLAARGYSAAEVRYVLIAGHYRAPLNFTFHSLDSARQALQKLAKADKALERPGATLAPTAPGPFAEAWEVLLDDLNVPGALGGIFGVLNKMKPAALNDAEATAARSGLHFMLGALGIVLPPVAEDAQADVPAEIQSLAQQRWDAKQSKDWAAADALRQQLEAAGWIIKDSKEGFKVLPK
- a CDS encoding DUF1573 domain-containing protein, with the translated sequence MIVRLSQLFLLLASAVSCWLAWVSLSDSGVAGCGGAAGTGCDPVLSSHWARIGPLPVSLLGAACYALTLVASFCKTPRLMRLGAAIILLAAVWFMGLQIFHLQHLCWWCSACHTLAGIAALGLLAGACSWRLEAVAALLAVGGLAAWQAFHRSSDGGRGSQSSSQTGTLPHSTAGKWIVIQSAEQIRLLESPLTISSHQLPELGRARWFPTDILVQQPELTAVATQPVLVLGDWGCEHCRVLHQRLSSTFAQESAAPANVSLLFIPVSLTADAREMHRLMLTAWFADRAAYSQLGDQISREEVVATPAAISTALHNHFTQARWAQIEPVYATAVENLLKLGDAIYAAAAKRAPIVSLPMLITPHELTVGEVTVEELRALLQRTQTGQKADIQAVQQERHPGKGRIEFEQTRVESPPVAAGAPARITWHFRNTGTEPLSLLAVQTGCGCAVAEDWQKTVAPGSSGSFSVIYDAKGRQIGPNQYTVLLITNAANGRPQDQGTELQAIVTALPPDK
- a CDS encoding deoxyribodipyrimidine photo-lyase encodes the protein MTPPVLHWFRRDLRLTDNTALHHASQAASQVLPVYVLSDWKKDHGWTGPNRQSFLCGSLESLARNLEALGSRLILRSGAADAELERLVRETQARAIYLNRDYDPFGRQMEKKVAAMCSRLGIECRVFDDSVLHAPESVLTGSGQPYRVYTPYSKNWLGLPKTAPWPRVSHLGPPAAEGISSLPVPTLAHWQLAAPTAQILPAGERAARDRLRRFIDSGLLKNYTALRNTPAGQTTSLLSQDLRHGLIGIRELYARCAAVETGSTYIKELAWREFYFAILWHYPEVFEQEFSPDWRGLLWPGTEGAFQLWATGTTGFPIVDAGMRQLLSTGLMHNRLRMITAMFLTKDLHCDWRMGEAFFMQQLVDGENASNNGGWQWSAGTGADAAPYFRIQNPWLQSARFDPQGEYIKKWLPQLRSVPAALLHEPPKPGLPLAPGYPLPMVDHHTERDRCLAIFAKHKEQRR
- a CDS encoding DUF4886 domain-containing protein, with the translated sequence MKYAILLLLTLTTAAYAETVRLFTVGNSFSQNATHYLADIAKANGDTLILGTANIGGSSFAVHWKKVLEHQKDPKAKAGLYTMGRGLKEWLQSDAWDYVTIQQASRQSHDIANYRPSAKQLADYIRQHAPKAKLMLHQTWAYRVDDPWFTTNQPIKGNPTTQDAMYRGLKSAYATIAQELGAGLIPVGDAFHLADTDAQWGYRAAPFDSKKAKPGVLPDQSHSLHVGWSWKNNKLGMDGHHANVAGEYLGACVWYEVFFGKSAIGNSFLPKGLDAAYAKFLQQAAHRAVSSPQQ